A single region of the Pectinophora gossypiella chromosome 2, ilPecGoss1.1, whole genome shotgun sequence genome encodes:
- the LOC126377869 gene encoding uncharacterized protein LOC126377869 gives MAQGTCGTDVTRAIAALLLVAVLAAHYAHAQPPTADKSIAKDRIFRLSAGKTVAKPVKLGFFGTIFHLILEQVNDTKSAYNQISDLVGNQFTDDNVVTPEPEPVNGTTTESTKISRQEFLKILDRNLKGLARLRALEWREARKDSWANLQGYKNELFGEQKSGKR, from the exons ATGGCGCAAGGCACCTGCGGCACCGACGTCACCCGCGCAATCGCCGCACTGCTGCTCGTCGCCGTACTCGCTGCACACTACGCGCACGCGCAACCC CCTACTGCCGATAAATCTATTGCAAAAGATCGCATCTTTAGACTCTCTGCTGGAAAAACCGTTGCTAAGCCAGTCAAGCTGGGATTCTTTGGAACAATTTTTCACCTCATTTTAGAG CAAGTAAACGATACGAAGAGCGCTTACAACCAAATATCGGACCTAGTAGGCAACCAGTTTACTGACGATAAC GTTGTGACGCCCGAGCCAGAACCTGTCAACGGAACCACTACGGAGTCTACGAAAATATCGAGACAAGAATTCCTTAAAATTTTGGACAGAAATCTGAAGGGCCTAGCTCGCCTTCGCGCCCTCGAGTGGCGAGAAGCTCGGAAG GATTCATGGGCCAACCTACAAGGATATAAGAACGAGTTATTTGGAGAGCAAAAATCTGGGaaaagataa
- the LOC126377695 gene encoding zinc finger protein on ecdysone puffs-like codes for MSSRGRGYGGYGGRGGSGRGNGYRGSYRGTNNRGSYEGRGGRGGGSYSSYNNDSRYTTSGGNRYSSRDRIDESYKKSYRSESSAAYSNRDYGGRSGSPDRKRMRMEGSSSDRRSHDGGGHYGSSYGGRQDGYSSERRSFGGEDRRRSPNRESYRKPSGMGPPREPPRSSVRPRAPRRSFRGRTMRSRASYRGAPRSRGTFSSRRFGERSLGYTRAFRSIKGRSPVKSKDEEEEEASSTEEDWDADEKEEIVEEKKETKIKSPKPTEAEGSEGEAAEAGEDTDKEPDAASDAPPPPPRTRAYVHLSCVHCKEKCATFAGYAKHLMSNKHRLAMSGVARRHKAQLLRMRVAQRGAQRELEAGAGAELAQRTTFCLVCRLNHRTTRHAHNLTDTHRAMKRFLMPFCRICRITFRSPMMYEHHICSLDHLKRKASQSTRRASPKIAEPEEGSGDEGMDVDLDNFMTLDSVGDVDEVEDDDSGGEKKDEATTKNVKVEINIGSEHIKKMEVWWCELCRLYLPRADSGSSEEAEALRRHCRLRIHLSRYVQHRDTRTLRKQAERIHRQLHQQKEEEKEPAEEAASDIKEEKPDSPEEGKKKLENGTDAANASGSEDKLWADVDKDLGEFLSEVDPPGNEGSDDEEDLGRYDKFRKSDKKAKNGEGEEAEPSATETVTEKKNNEVNTPA; via the exons ATGTCGTCTCGCGGTCGAGGTTATGGGGGTTATGGAGGGCGAGGCGGTAGCGGACGCGGCAACGGGTACCGAGGCTCCTACCGCGGCACCAACAATCGAGGCTCCTACGAAGGTCGTGGAGGCCGCGGCGGTGGAAGCTATTCTTCTTATAACAATGACTCCCGTTATACTACCAGCGGTGGAAATAGATACTCTTCGCGTGACCGAATTGACGAGTCGTATAAAAAATCTTATAGATCG gaAAGTTCAGCAGCTTACTCCAACAGAGATTATGGTGGTCGATCGGGATCACCTGATCGCAAAAGAATGAGGATGGAG GGTTCCTCGAGCGATAGACGTAGCCATGATGGCGGTGGCCACTATGGCAGCTCTTATGGCGGTAGACAAGACGGGTACAGCAGCGAGAGAAGATCGTTCGGTGGCGAAGATAGAAGACGATCGCCGAACCGAGAAAGCTACCGCAAGCCGAGCGGTATGGGCCCGCCACGAGAGCCACCTCGCAGCTCAGTGCGGCCGCGCGCGCCTCGTCGTTCATTCAGAGGCCGCACGATGCGCTCGCGTGCTTCGTACAGAGGCGCGCCACGCTCACGGGGCACCTTTTCTTCTAGGCGATTTGGCGAAAGATCGCTTGGTTACACCCGTGCGTTCAGGTCTATCAAAGGCCGAAG ccCGGTGAAATCCAAAGATGAGGAAGAAGAGGAAGCTTCTTCCACTGAAGAAGATTGGGATGCTGATGAAAAAGAGGAAATTGTTGAGGAGAAAAAGGAAACAAAGATCAAATCTCCGAAG CCAACTGAAGCCGAAGGTTCAGAAGGTGAAGCGGCTGAAGCTGGAGAGGACACCGACAAGGAGCCGGATGCGGCGTCCgatgcgccgccgccgccgccgcgtacCCGAGCTTACGTGCACTTGTCGTGCGTGCACTGCAAGGAAAAATGTGCCACTTTTGCG GGATACGCCAAACATCTGATGTCGAATAAGCACCGCTTGGCTATGAGTGGCGTGGCGCGGCGGCATAAGGCCCAGTTGCTGCGCATGCGCGTGGCTCAGCGCGGTGCTCAGCGCGAGCTGGAGGCTGGCGCCGGCGCCGAGCTGGCGCAGCGCACCACGTTCTGCCTCGTGTGTCGCCTCAACCACCGCACCACGCGCCACGCACACAACCTCACCGACACGCACCGCGCCATGAAGCGCTTCCTTATGCCTTTCTGCCGTATTTGTCGCATCACCTTCCGCTCGCCAATGATGTATGAGCACCACATCTGTTCCTTGGACCATCTAAAG CGTAAAGCAAGTCAATCTACACGTCGGGCTAGTCCCAAGATTGCCGAACCTGAAGAAGGAAGCGGCGACGAAGGAATGGATGTGGATTTGGATAACTTCATGACCCTGGACTCTGTTGGTGATGTAGATG aAGTCGAAGATGACGACTCCGGTGGCGAGAAGAAAGACGAAGCAACTACAAAAAATGTTAAGGTGGAAATAAACATCGGAAGTGAGCATATTAAGAAAATGGAG GTGTGGTGGTGCGAGCTGTGCAGGCTGTACCTGCCGCGCGCGGACTCGGGCAGCTCGGAGGAGGCGGAAGCGCTACGCCGCCACTGCCGCCTGCGCATACACCTGAGCCGCTACGTGCAGCACCGCGACACGCGCACGCTGCGCAAACAAGCGGAGCGCATACACCGCCAGCTACACCAACAGAAAG AGGAAGAAAAGGAACCTGCTGAAGAAGCTGCTAGTGACATAAAAGAAGAGAAACCAGACTCACCAGAAGAGGGTAAGAAGAAACTAGAGAACGGCACTGACGCGGCCAACGCCTCCG GAAGCGAAGACAAGTTATGGGCAGATGTTGACAAAGATTTGGGCGAGTTTCTGAGTGAAGTAGATCCTCCAGGCAATGAAGGCAGTGATGATGAAGAAGACCTTGGCAG